Within the Scytonema millei VB511283 genome, the region ATTCTGGTCGTAATCCCCCAACTCGTCGCAAATGGATACTCTTGCGTCCCTTCGGCAGACAAATATTTCACGTCAAAGGCTTTAGAAAAAGTCGTTCCTAAATTGTGGCTAGTACCAACTTGAATGGCGCGTTTATCTTGCGTCATTGTTTCGATTGTATAAGTATGTACTGCCCCAGGAAACTTCTCATTTTCTGTCTTGCGTCCGGCAAATACTGGGATAGCTAAATACTGCTCGACAAAAGTTTTGTAAATTTCTAACATTTGCCTTGCTTCAGCTTCAGCTTCATCAGCAGTTGCATGAGCTGTGTGTCCTTCTTGCCAAAGAAATTCGGTTGTGCGTAAGAAAGGTCTGGTTCTCAACTCCCAGCGACAAATATTTGCCCATTGATTCAATAGAATCGGTAAATCTCGATAGCTTTGAATCCAATTACGATATGCCGACCAAATAATAGTTTCGCTTGTCGGTCTGACAACGAGTGGTTCGGATAGTTCAGCATCGGGATCGACGGTAATTTCTCCCGATTCAGTGAGTTGTAGCCGATGGTGAGTGACGACAGCGCATTCTTTGGCAAAGCCAGAAACGTGTTCGGCTTCTTTAGAGAAGTAGCTGACGGGAATAAATACCGGAAAGTAAGCATTCGTGTGTCCGGTGTCTTTAAACATTCCGTCTAGGGTTTGCTGCATTTTCTCCCAAATCGCAAATCCTTCCGGTCGAATAATCATGCAACCGCGAATCCCAGAGTCTTCGGCTAGCTTAGCTCTGTCTACTATATCTAGATACCAGCGGGAGTAGTCTTCATCGCGTCTGGTGATTTTGAGTGCATCAGCTTTCTCTGCCATTAACGTTCCCTTGTGCCTTGACGATCTCAGATTTAGTCTAAAGCATTAGCTGCCCCTGTTAAGGAGGTCATTTCGGTTAAATGCGCGATCGCAAAACCCAGGCAAGAAATACAATGTTAAGATGGCAAGCTCTGAGGGTCAAGAATGGATTATTCAGTTGCGATCGCGGCACTTACAAAATCCGACCCTATCCTTGCTACTCTGATTCACCAAGTTGGTGCTTGTCAACTTAATCAAGTTCAACAAACGGGAGATTTATTTTTCTCCCTCTCCAAAGCCATTATCCACCAACAGCTTTCAACTAAATCTGCAACTGCGATTCATCAACGGTTTCTGAAGATTTCTCCCGCACAACCTCCCTCAGCTTTAGATATCCTCAACACTCCAGATGAAGTTTTGCGGGGAGTGGGTATTTCTCGTCCCAAAATTATTTACCTGAAAGATTTAGCAGCAAAGGCGATAAATGGATTGCCTACCATTGCTGAGTTGGAATTAATGGACGACGAAACAATTATTCAAACTCTTACACAAGTCAAAGGAATCGGACGTTGGACGGTGCAGATGTTATTAATTTTTCGGTTGCATCGCTGGGACGTTTTACCCATAGATGACTTAGGTATTCGAGCTGGCGTACGAAAAGTCTACAATCTAGCAGAGCTACCTCACCGCAAAACTGTAGAACAATTGGGACAGATGTGGAAACCTTATTGCACGATCGCATCCTGGTATCTTTGGCGCAGTCTGGAACAGTTATCAGTGACCAGTGACCAGTTATCAGTGACCAGTGACCAATTATCAGTGACCAGTGACCAGTGACCAGTTATCAGTTAACCAACAACCAACAACTGTTAACTGTCAACCGTTTTCACGCAGTGTAGCGTAGCGTTTACTGTCAACCAATGACAAATGACAAATGACAAAATTATAGGTATTTAGATTTTAGGCGACCAACTGTTTACAAAAATAGTTTTTAGATTATTGAAAATCTTCTTCAGACAATTGAGCTATTTTCATCAACGCTCTGAGAGTTCCAACTTTCAAATCGCGATCGCTGTGAACGGGAATTGATAATATTTGATTAGCTTCCGATTTCGTATATATGTGATGACTACCTTTAATTCTCTGTAAAACCCAACCTTTTCTCTCCACGATCTTGCATAGTCTCTTACCAGAAATAGATGTCACACAGCAATTTCTACAACCCGATCTGTTGATGCAGTAGAATGGCTGTCGTTGGCAACCTCAAGCCAACCTTCAATAGCCTCCTTTAAATTAGCCATTACTTCGTCCATTGTCTCCCCTTCAGTAATGCAACCTGGGAGTGCTGGAACCTCTGCCCAATAGCCTCCCTCTTCTGCTGGGTGAATTATTGCTTTGACTTTCATGCTTTTCGTGTCAATGTTTTATAAATCTCTATAAACATATTAGTTATATTTTGTACTTACTGTCTTGAAGGAAAAGCCAAAAACTCCAAAACCAAATTATTAAATTTCTCTGGATATTCTAAATGAGGATGATGCCCGCAGCGATCGAAAATGTGGAGACGAGCGTTTGGTATAGTTTTGGCTGCAATATAAGCGTGAGCTACTGGTATAATTCTGTCTTGTTTGCCCCAAATTATTAAAGTTGGTGCGGTAATGGTAGCGAGTTGGCTGAGAATTGGACGAAATACTTGCGATCGCACTCCTAATAAGTGAAAATTCGTCTTAACCATTGCCATCAGTGCGGGTTTTCTTCCAGGTAAAGCAAAGATAGGGTAGCGCAATTCTATCCACTCGGAAGGAATGCTTTGCGGATTGAAAAAATTATTTTTCAACATTGGAGCCAGCAGGCGGCGCGAGGGACGCAGTAACCTAATGAGTAAGGGTAAAGTTGTCAGGCGGATACCTAAAGCAATTTCCCTCCCAAAGCCCATACTATCCACCAACACCAACTTATTGACTCGCTGGGGAAATAGCAAAGCCAACTGTAACGCCGCACCACCACCCATAGAATTGCCAATCAAAGTTGCAGACTCAATCTCAAGGGTATCCATAAAATCTTTGATAAACTGAGCCTGGTAAGTGAGAGAATAGGAAGCTTGAGGCTTATCCGAACGTCCAGAACCCACCATATCGAGTGCGTAGACGCAGTTAGATTTTGCTAGAGTACCAATGTTATACAACCAAAACTCTACCGAACCTTGACCCCCATGTAACAAAATAATAGGATTTTCACTTCCCATCATCCAATAGCGAATATTAATAGAACCAACTTTAACGTATCGATCTATTGGTACTTGTGTTTTTTGCATAAGCCAACAAAAGTCAAAAGTCAAAAGTTAGAAGTCAAAACTGAGGAGACAGGATTCATAATTCTTCCCCTACTCCCTACTCCCTACTCTCCACTCCCTCATTCCGAATGTCTAAATCTTACAAACATCTAGACGCGATCGCGACTTTATTTGTCACTGTTTTATTAATCTCAAATATTACCTCAACTAAAATCGTTAACTTGGGATGGTTTACCTTTGATGGCGGAACGCTAATTTTTCCACTCAGTTACATTTTTGGCGATATTTTAACTGAAGTTTACGGATATTCTCGTTCTAGAAAGGTTATTTGGTTAGGTTTTTTCTGTGCTTTTTTAATGGCTGTAACTTTTAGTCTTGTTGGCGCGTTACCTCCAGCAGCAGATTGGAAATATCAAGAGGCATATAATCAAATTTTAGGCTCTACTCCGAGAATTGTTGCTGCAAGTTTAATAGCTTACTGGGTAGGAGAGTTTTCTAATTCTTTTATTTTAGCAAAACTGAAAATATTAACTCGCGGTAAGTGGCTGTGGACTCGTACAATTGGCTCAACTTTAGTAGGGCAAGTTTTGGATACGACAATATTTATTCTAATTGCTTTTCTTGGAGTTGTTCCCAATAGTGTAATAGGGTCGCTGATTGTATCTAATTATTTATTTAAATGTGGGATTGAAATTTTATTTACACCTATGACTTATTGGGTTACCAATTGGTTAAAGCGTCAAGAACAAGAAGATTACTACGATACCAATACGAATTTTAATCCGTTTCGTTTTTCCAAACTCA harbors:
- a CDS encoding DNA-3-methyladenine glycosylase family protein; translated protein: MDYSVAIAALTKSDPILATLIHQVGACQLNQVQQTGDLFFSLSKAIIHQQLSTKSATAIHQRFLKISPAQPPSALDILNTPDEVLRGVGISRPKIIYLKDLAAKAINGLPTIAELELMDDETIIQTLTQVKGIGRWTVQMLLIFRLHRWDVLPIDDLGIRAGVRKVYNLAELPHRKTVEQLGQMWKPYCTIASWYLWRSLEQLSVTSDQLSVTSDQLSVTSDQ
- the proS gene encoding proline--tRNA ligase, which produces MAEKADALKITRRDEDYSRWYLDIVDRAKLAEDSGIRGCMIIRPEGFAIWEKMQQTLDGMFKDTGHTNAYFPVFIPVSYFSKEAEHVSGFAKECAVVTHHRLQLTESGEITVDPDAELSEPLVVRPTSETIIWSAYRNWIQSYRDLPILLNQWANICRWELRTRPFLRTTEFLWQEGHTAHATADEAEAEARQMLEIYKTFVEQYLAIPVFAGRKTENEKFPGAVHTYTIETMTQDKRAIQVGTSHNLGTTFSKAFDVKYLSAEGTQEYPFATSWGITTRMIGTLIMVHSDDRGFVCPPRIAPLQVIGVPIYRKDAEKEQVLARFTELQEQFKTTKAFSFKVDTRDNLSPGFKFNDWELKGIPLRLEMGPRDLANGTAVLVRRDTGEKISVAQSDLESQIKTLLEDIQVNLFKRAQEFQQQNLHFVETYAEFQQQIEEKAGFYVAYFDGDSDDEEKIKEETKATGRCIPFDLQQGTGKCFYTGRQTDRRVIFARAY
- a CDS encoding queuosine precursor transporter, producing the protein MSKSYKHLDAIATLFVTVLLISNITSTKIVNLGWFTFDGGTLIFPLSYIFGDILTEVYGYSRSRKVIWLGFFCAFLMAVTFSLVGALPPAADWKYQEAYNQILGSTPRIVAASLIAYWVGEFSNSFILAKLKILTRGKWLWTRTIGSTLVGQVLDTTIFILIAFLGVVPNSVIGSLIVSNYLFKCGIEILFTPMTYWVTNWLKRQEQEDYYDTNTNFNPFRFSKLTSYTKPSE
- a CDS encoding type II toxin-antitoxin system HicA family toxin, yielding MTSISGKRLCKIVERKGWVLQRIKGSHHIYTKSEANQILSIPVHSDRDLKVGTLRALMKIAQLSEEDFQ
- a CDS encoding alpha/beta fold hydrolase, whose product is MQKTQVPIDRYVKVGSINIRYWMMGSENPIILLHGGQGSVEFWLYNIGTLAKSNCVYALDMVGSGRSDKPQASYSLTYQAQFIKDFMDTLEIESATLIGNSMGGGAALQLALLFPQRVNKLVLVDSMGFGREIALGIRLTTLPLLIRLLRPSRRLLAPMLKNNFFNPQSIPSEWIELRYPIFALPGRKPALMAMVKTNFHLLGVRSQVFRPILSQLATITAPTLIIWGKQDRIIPVAHAYIAAKTIPNARLHIFDRCGHHPHLEYPEKFNNLVLEFLAFPSRQ
- a CDS encoding type II toxin-antitoxin system HicB family antitoxin; the protein is MKVKAIIHPAEEGGYWAEVPALPGCITEGETMDEVMANLKEAIEGWLEVANDSHSTASTDRVVEIAV